Genomic segment of Panicum virgatum strain AP13 chromosome 2K, P.virgatum_v5, whole genome shotgun sequence:
ctcctcccgatttctgctctttgtcttgcagagtgctttcagccaccttaatgcagttagcaagctttgaatttacccgatcgatccctgagagcaagtcgcccgacctcttctgcGACGGGTTTAGTGCGTTAGGGTTCTGCTGTTGCGCAGATGGGCTGAgagcggtttctgcaagtttgatgcagccctctatcgatcgtgaaacttcatccactccggcgagtagttctgagtttttttatcttagggcgtttgattgtctttagatgagccaggtattttctaagagttttggaaaagtaaggcttttcggaatcagaatttgtgtcgaactcgaccaaaccaaAAGTTCgttttgagttgtcacgtttcctgggttgtccgagtcgagttcgggtggagctcttttctcgtcgagatccgcggactcgcggatgccggcgagttgggagcgggtttttgatttaggcgagttaggcgtgacaaggtggctagaaaagcctcccgttccatcagccgtgcaagcccaagaaccgaaaacgaaagtcgtgccttctggcacgctgttggcgttgcttgatccggccatcgaatttgttggtgaactcgccgaatcacgtacctggcgcgccagctgtcggtgtttatcgccaagcctgctcagggatacccttaacagtaaggtttgtagttagggatcgactgctctggaactcgatggtacaaggaacacaaagatttagacaggttcgggccgcgagtttgcggaataccctatgtcctgtgtggtttgtattgtcttaggtgttgatgattatttggagggggtcctagcccgcccttatatatcaggggggacaggattacatggaaagtcctaaccgAGTACGGTTgtagtcctactacaacacaatcagaTAGTTTCCTTTGCATTGCAGTtcgttctacgcctattcgagtagttacaaaagaagtaagatacatccatgagctatttcttactctagaacattttatgtctataagcagtctcgCTGTCCCGGATCTGACCGAGGGGTCGTATTAAGATCGTCCTCTTGTTATATAGTTATATATGTATCGTGTGCAGGTCAGGCGAGTCGTTGATCGCAAACAACGGAGAAAAAGAGAATAACTTTATTTGTCTCTGTTTGGGCAGAGGGCACGCACCCAGGAGATCGAGAACAAGAAGCGCGACGATACAAGGCGAGAGATCGATCGACATGGCGTCGTCGTTGCGACAGCTGCTGCCGCTAAAGAGGATCCCGGCCGTCCTCGGCTACGCCCAGCGTCCAGTCCTCGCAATCCGCTGAAGCAACGGCCACTCCGACTTCTCGATCAACCGGCTGCTCCAGTTAGTTGACTTCGCATGGCGTTTTAGTTTTCACTAGAACGTAACGCGCGCTTTGCGCGCCCCATCAACGATTTTCTATTGGCAgtaaaaaacatttttttattaGCAATATCTATTTCAACATAAGTACGGTGAAATTGATAAATTTATGAAACTATCTTATGTACACGTTCTAAGCTGGGGAAGTGAAGGAACCAGgtggaaaaaagagagagagagaaacaaatAAGAAATATTGTTATGGTTTTCGAATGCTGCGGCAAGACGAACAGGATGCTGAAGCAGGGGATAGATAAGGAAGAGGGAGGACTTATCTTGGCGCTTGCAGTAGGAGTAGGACGAAGACAGGTAGTACGAACGCTCCCAGCCACGATAGGATGATATAGCCTCACAAAATTGCTCCAAGAGACGGTCTTAACATTTGCGGAGAGAGCGAGGACTGGGGTGCATGCGCTACGGAGCAGAGCATCATAGCGCAGCAGAGCACATGCGCAAACAGATGAGGTGCCATGCCGGCAAGGCACAGTTTTGACCGGACTGGACACTCTGGTATGAGCAAATATTATAAGGTGAGGACTGAGATAGACGGGCTGTAAAAATTATAACTTCAGATTTGTGATGTGTTTGAGAAAAGAGTAAGATAGGAGAGAAAAGAAGCGATCTGTTGTTTTTTTACAGCCATCTGATGCAAAAGTTCCTAGAATTCTTATGAGAATAAAGTGGGCTAGATTTTAATGATTTGGTCCACATCTATAACTACAGTATTATATGAGTAGACTTTTACTTAGTGCTTTTTTTCTGAAAGGATTTACCTAGTGGTATATGATGTGGTGAAAATATATAGTCTGGTGTTCTAAGATGCTACAAGGAGaacaaaaaaaactcgacctgcgaGGGAAGACCATCCCCACGACACTGTATTAGAAGAAGACCTTCTCATACAGGTCAAGAAAACTCTCGAACCCCTACCTCACTCATACATAGTGGTCCGTCTCCTGTGAGAAAGGCCGGACTCCTACTATGCTTTGGATATGGGATAGGCCAGAGAATTTTTTTGGTGCAAGCTGGGAGTCGAACTCCCGCGCTGTTGGTTCCCAACTACGGGCTTTCACCAGCCAGGCTTTAGCCCGCTATGCTGCAAGGAGGATTGAGGATGACACTCAATTTCCTAGCGGCAAATCATGACCTTACCCACCAGCCTCTCCgctctttttatatttaaatacATGGCTCATCGGCAATTTTATCGCTATATGTGGGGCTATATTCAGCTTAGGCCCACCATTTGGCGaacctactccctccattctaaaaaaataagtcattctagaaatttcgtgacaaattaacaagaaggtaaaataaCCATATTTATCTAATTTATTACCTATATTTGGTACTAATCGATTCTTAGATGCACATGTACTTTTAAATATGATAAGACGACTTATTTTTTAAGACAAAATTTGAATCCTAGAGGGTTTttttaggatggagggagtagttagTAGAAGGCCGGCACATGCAGAAAACAGTAGGTGTGCTGCGCTAGCTCTCCCTATTCCCTACGGGCCCAGCCCATCGTTCCTGGTCTATGAACCACAACAATTGACACCAGTTCAACTGTTCTTTAGAGCTCTACTACTCCGTAGGTTGTACGACCATTTTGACTAAACGAGTGACGAATCCTATAAGTCCCATCTGAGCAGCGTGTGACACGAGCTGAGAGGCCCCACGCTACAAGTCCAAGTCTTTTCCAAAGAAAGGAAAGCCCCTCGCCTCTGCAACAGGGAGAGCCGTCCGAGGGGCATCGTGGCCCGTGAAATCCTCTCCAGCGCTGGAGAGGAACCACTCTTTAATTTACCCGATATATAGCTAGTGTTTGGTTTCCATAGCATCATGAATGCACCTTTTTCATAGTTGGGTATATATGTTGGTAATGCCGTGTCCATGGTATGTATGTACACACGAAACCCTCATTACTAGACGTCACTAGATGTCACTCATCATCGCGTACATGTCATGATGCCCTGATCATGGATGCCAACGGGAAATACACACGCACACTGGAcagcaccatggaatggattcGATCGTCGAGCAGTGGTCATCGTCCCCGGCCGGCGATGTCCTGATGGATCATCAGCGGCTGCGGCGGTAGAGGGAGTAGGCGTtgagggcggcgaggaggacgaggatgaTGGAGGCGACGAGGGCGAGGATGACGGAGCTGCCGATGTGGCGGCAGAACTTGCTGTAGGTGTTGCAGATCTTGTTCCACCGGGTGTGCGAGTTGCCCTTGATCCCGATCCAAGCCACGCCGCCCCCCGTGCCGGTCGCCGAAGCCATCACCGCCGCGTAGAACTGCCAGCAGGTTTTCGATAAGCTTTAAAAGATGTACAGTTGACCTTGGGGTCGCCACTACATACGTACTCCCTGTGTCCCTCTGTTTCAAATTGCAAGTCGTTTAACTTTTTTATCCCAACTTTGACcactcgttttattcaaaaaatttatacaaacatagtcaaattttaAAATGTTCTTAAAGATCTTATATTGATAAAACAAGTCATAACAAAAAAAAGATATTTTACacaaattttttaataaaacagatggtcaaacttgaggtcaaaaaaatcaaacaacttataatttaaaacggagggagtatcttaTGAATCAAATCACTTTGTTTGAGACATGCATCTTTATAACCGCCTGTAAATTAATTAAAGGTctagagagttttttttttctgaaagacCGTATAGAGGATTTTAGGGAGGAGAAGAATTACTACTATGTTGGTAATAAACccgcaaaaaaagaagaaaaaaattagttCGCTGGTCGCAAGGTGCTCACCACATCGAGCAGGAGGAGGATGAAGAGGGTCCTGGCGGTGGAGGCCGAGCCCGAGATGAGCCTTAGGGAGCCGAGCGCCGTCAGCAGGCTGTACAGGCACGTCACGCACAGCGCCACCAGCAGGTATCTGCATACATACATACGTGGCGAGCGAGAGCACACAAAAAAGAGTCAGAAACCGAAGGGATCAGCGCAAGTGATCAGCAACGAACGAAGCAAGCAGCAAATAAACTGATCGAGCAGAAGCAGCAGCTGGGTACTGACATGAGGGCGGGCGAGTGGTTGAACTTGGCGGGCATGGGCACGACGGCCTGGAGCACGGGGACGGGGACCATCACCGTCTGCTTGGAggtggccaccaccaccagcgccgccagcgTCACCGCGAACAGGAGCGCCCGCAGCGCCAGCTCCGCGCCGGGgaacccgccgcccgccggaccGGGGCGCGCGGCCGCCTTGCCGCCGGACTCCGCCGCCGTGACGTCGTCCACGGTGGCCATGCCGTTGTCTCTACTAGCTACACTACAAGCAGCTGGGCCTGGTACAGACAGGGGAGCTGGGGCGGTGGTCGTCGCGAGCTTTGGCTGGCTGTTGAGCTGCGGCACACGGCTGCTTGCTATAtagccgcgccggccggccgggactGGGTGTGGCAGCGGCACACGGCGACACGATGGCACGTGAGAACGCGACGTCAACTTGTTGCGATACGCATAGGTGCCGGCCGGGCCGGGATCCAGACATCTAGTAGTGTGGAcgaatattttttatttgttcccATTAGCTGGAGGGGGCCTGGAGCTGGGTGGACTAGTCGCCGGCTCTGACCACCGAGGCAGTGACTGCTACTGCAATGCTATTGTATGCCGTAGCCGATAAGCATTATGTGCAGGGGACTATTACTAGTAGCTAGCCGTGCTTGGACGACGCAAGCAGGCGACTGGCGTACGGCGGCGTCGCTTTCGCGCGAGCTTTTTGTTCACACATCTGGAGAAAGTCAGGCGGCCATGGATGGACGCATGCGCGCGCGTCTGCAAGAGACCAAGCGTTCATCCAGGCCCGGCCATGGCCGCACCGGAGCTCGAAAGGTACGGGACCAATAAGTTGCTACAAGGCTCGATCAGCTCGCCATTTTTTCCATGGAAGTTTACTAGTTTATATTAGTCTGTCGTTGGTGACAGAGGATATGCAAATAGGAAGAAGGGGCGTCAGTTCATAACAAACACTATTTTGCTGGCAATGAGCAGTAGTGCTTTTCTCTCATACAAATTAGCATCAGTCACCAATCAGCCAGTAGTACTTTTCTCTTACAACAAATTAGCACCAACCACCAGCCAGCTGAACAGAGTGAAAGTAGACGGAGATCACCCGCACGTCGTCTTGCGATCGAGGGGATCAGCGCAACGGGTCCAGATCGAGATGGAGAGGAGGGGAAGTGTGCAATGGTATGCTTTTGTCAGCTCTGTTACTTATGGGATGGTGGTCCCATCATAGGGATTAATTAGTCAAGTGGTGCGGACCGATTCCGCCGGCTTAATTTGCCGCAGCGTTGCGCGTTTGTGACCCGTAAGTGTAGAGATCTTTCCCCCAAATGGAGAGCAGGGTCATGTTTGGACTTTGGATCCTAGCGTTGAGGGCTTGTTTATTTGAGTTCCTGTTTTTGGAGCTTTTATTAAAAGCTGCTGCTGGCTTTATCTTCTAAAAAGCTAATAATAATTTTATATTATGCTTTTTACTTTGTGGACTTAAAAGCTACAAAAACCTCAGAAAACTGAGCTTTTCAATTTTACATATGAACTCAACTTTTCTAAGCTTTTGGCTTTTTTAAAATTGCGCGAGAAGTTTGTTGTGAAAAGCCATAAGCTCAAAAAACAGAGCTTGAACCACAAAAAGGCTAACAACTTGTTAAAGTTCAGCTAAGTttaaaaataaaagcaaaatattaGATGGAGAAAAGAACTAAGgggtgctaaattttagcattCTGTATTTTTGGAGCTAGTGGAGTTGGTGGTAATTACTCACCTACTACTGGTTACACACCTTTTTCATACTCTTTcaaacaaaaaatagaaaaaatcaaCAACAGGAGGCCGCCCGCGGGGCTTGCCGCAGCCCGTGGCCGGGGCTCTCTGCCACCTCAACCCcctgcctcgccggcgccgcctcctgcgggGGCACAcccagggaggaggaagaggaaaggtggAGTGGAGGTAGAAGAAGTACTTGACAAGCGGGGCAGAGGGGAGTTTATATGCACCGAGACGATTTGCTGAGCTGGCGAGCTGGGTTGGCCTTTTAGAGCTGTAGAGTAGAGCTACAGAATATCCAAATAGAATAGACTACAACTGGTGGAGTATAGTAGAGTGCCTCCAAACATGCCCTAAAATCATGAATCAAGATGAAACCAGCTGCCCGTGCAGAACATTGAAGGCGCCATTGACATTGTAAATGATCGGATAACGACCAACTACTAACACTACCAAGGCTGCAGGAATTATGATCAGAGACTGCTTATTGCCATCGTTGAATATGCCACCGCTATCGCTGGCTGCCATAACAACCACTGGAATAATTTGCATGGCCGTCTTCTTCCAACTCGGCAGTTCGTTGGCGACCTTATCCAAGAATGGCTGCAGCAGTTAAGTTCACGGTTAGAGTTGGCTCTCTCCGGTCGATAATGGTAAATTGCAGGGAAATTAATTAATTCATCGACGACTCAGGGCAAGAAGTTTGGAGATCAATCAGCTCAACACGTTCCTAACCACAGCAAGTAACCTTTCAGAAAAACTGCGAGGATACGCGCCGTTGCATTGATTGACTGCTTGGCGCACGTGCTTGTACAGTTGTACGACCTCCATGATgtaaaattattttaaaaaaaatatctcaGTCACTAGACTCCACTTAAAGGACGATTTTATtttctccgttccaaattgtagtttatttaattttttttactctaaacttgaccactcgtcttattcaaaaaatttgtacaaacattgctaaatttaagtcattttttaagatcttgtattgataaagcaacccacacaaaagaaatgatattttgcataaatttttgaataaaacgagtggtcaaatttgaagtaaaaaagtcaaacgacctataatttaaaatggagggagtacatactAGTAGTAGCACgaagtttaaaatatttttgctaTCAAGAATTCGAGATGGGTTTGACTTGACGACAGGTGGTGGTTTAAAGTTTAAACCAAAGGTTCTAGTTTTGCTCGGTCATGCTCATGCAGCTATGTCCTCCTATTTCTCTAGGATTCACAGGCTTAACGTGTGAAACAGCTCGCGCGCAGGACGAGGACGCGAAACACCCGATTGCTTATGGCGGCTCTCCCGTAGGAAAAATAAGATGAATGATTGGTGCACAACAGATGACGTTTCGGATTGGATAAAGTTTTAATGCCatgaacatgcagcagcaggtaCAGGTACGAAATGTCATCACCATATCCCAGTCACTGTCCCTTGGATTATCacgcaaaaaataaataaattatccGGCGCTAGGTTTTTGGTTGGTCAAAGAAGCAATATGCGTGCTCTCGAATCGGCAATCAATGCATAAGAATGCATCTCTCTCTTTCGGCCACCAAAGCTGGTAGCAAAGGAATTACTAATGAACTCAGCAGTCAGGATCCGCTCATGATATTCACAGCTACTATTTGCAGCTATGGTAGTCCATTatctaatatttttttaactgcTATAAATTTAACATGTCGCTACACAAGTATATAAATTAGAAAATATAATTCAAGTTAAAAAAAAAGGCATTGCACTCGGGTAGATATTGGCGGAACGCAGAAGGCCGCGAATAGAGACGTGGATGCTTCGACGTATGGGCTGCTGAAAATCCAAAATTTCCTATGTCTACAAGCCTTTGGATGGGCCGAGCGCATGGTGGTCCGTGGACCACCCTGTAGCTCCGCCCATGCCAATAGTAGgtccatgaaaaataaaaccataaaagaaaaaaaaaatcaaatttacCTCTTTGAACTATGGTCAAACATTTTCACCCTCAACTCAAACTGAGTATTTTAGCTCCTCGGGCTCGCGATACAGGGACATGACCTCCTTAGCTGGTTTCTCTTTGTGatttcctccttttcttttatgtttattttggatgaatctttgaaaaatcatagtaaatcataaaatagaaatttcaattttgttggactccacatgagtagatatatGCAGTGAACATATGATATTATATAAtttatttaaaattattttaaatttagatatatacttttctataattaatttatgtCTATATTTTCCGTGGTTCAATTATGGTGACATTTTTGTGGTTGGCCAATAATTATATTCTTGAGCTATAATAAAAAATTcatgctcattggatcataAATGCTTGAGCAACTAAAGAATCTGAGATAACTTGAAATTAAACTCCTGAATCTATAACTCAAgcatacatgatccaatgagcatgaaatttttactacagatCAATCATATATGATTAGACCACCATAAAAAGACCACAGAAAATGTAGATATggattaattatagaaaagtatACATCTAAAAGTAcaacaaatttttttaataattgtATCATATCATATATTCACCGAGTATAtatactcatgtggagtccaagaAAATTGGATTtccattttattattttttatcattTACTATAATTTCTCAAAGATTTAttcaaaataaacataaaagaaaataagGAAACCCACTAAGAAAAACCAGTCAAAGAGGTCATTTGTCCGGTATTGCGAGTCTGAGGAGCCAAAATACCTGGTTTTCGAGTCCAGGGTAGAAATGTAAACTCGGCCCACGATCCAGGCCTCCACGGAGGTAAATAGGACTTTTCCAAGTGTGGGCTTGGGCAAGAATCGGTTACGATGGACGTTTTGAACAAAAATGAAAACAAACTCATGGTTATATGCCAAAGAGATAAAATCTGGAACTTTTTGCAACTATGGTCACAAAGAACAATGCCAGAGGTTGAATCGGGTCAAGTAAATAAAACAATGTTTTAATTACCAGGACGTGGTCCAAGACGAAAATTGCATATAAAGTCAATACAAATAGGCCTTTTCAGGGGAAATGGGAGACAAATCCTGCAGAAATTGGCTCTATATTGCCTGTCTTTTTAACATATGCTAGCATAGATTATGAATATCCCCAAAAGAACCTTGAAATACTGGGAAATAGGAACCTGATCCAGATCCTCTTCTTCTCAGGTACAAGAGGCGAACTCTTTCTGGACCCAAATATTTCTCCAAGTGCCACATACTGCAATGATAAGAgcaatctttcaaaaaaacaaATCGAGAAAAAGGAACACAAGAACATGGTACCTCAAAAGTAATTGATAGTCATTCCTACATGGAGTCGATACTGAATATTGCAGTGATTTCATAGTGTGAGAGTTCTATTTGTTCTTTTGGCTACAACACTACAGCTGAGGTTTTAACCTGAATATAGAAGCTACATACTTCAGCATATCTAGTATCAGCAGTTTTGGTGTACTTGTGGTATAACCAAACATTACATGCTGTCTAACTATGTGGATCTATGTTATTTATGGTAGTCAACTCAACAAGACATAGTAAGTATTAAAATCCTCTGTTTTTCCTCAATCTGAAAGTGAGGAAACCTGTCAGCTTGGGCTACAATTGGTTAGGATGGGTGTTCAGACCAATAATCAACAAAGTGCTATATGCCAGAAGCCATCAATCCCACAGTTTTCTGCTATCATGAGTTCATGACTATAAAACATGTGATTCTACAATAATTACTCCATCAATCAA
This window contains:
- the LOC120669118 gene encoding CASP-like protein 1D1 isoform X2 encodes the protein MATVDDVTAAESGGKAAARPGPAGGGFPGAELALRALLFAVTLAALVVVATSKQTVMVPVPVLQAVVPMPAKFNHSPALIYLLVALCVTCLYSLLTALGSLRLISGSASTARTLFILLLLDVFYAAVMASATGTGGGVAWIGIKGNSHTRWNKICNTYSKFCRHIGSSVILALVASIILVLLAALNAYSLYRRSR
- the LOC120669118 gene encoding CASP-like protein 1D1 isoform X1, whose amino-acid sequence is MATVDDVTAAESGGKAAARPGPAGGGFPGAELALRALLFAVTLAALVVVATSKQTVMVPVPVLQAVVPMPAKFNHSPALIYLLVALCVTCLYSLLTALGSLRLISGSASTARTLFILLLLDVRDTGSTYVVATPRSTVHLLKLIENLLAVLRGGDGFGDRHGGRRGLDRDQGQLAHPVEQDLQHLQQVLPPHRQLRHPRPRRLHHPRPPRRPQRLLPLPPQPLMIHQDIAGRGR